The Beijerinckiaceae bacterium RH AL1 genome has a segment encoding these proteins:
- a CDS encoding hypothetical protein (ID:RHAL1_03211;~conserved membrane protein of unknown function;~source:Prodigal:2.6) has product MSIDLANIFKAVGPAASVIFAAWIFMAFLQTRYDAAVDRYRSLVEQYRCGDQRDTRRVNLRDSILVYKKRCEIMNIASVIGLASAVLLISSLIIGELSLALPSIDVLKIVCICGTLAGLALVIAATAIVIYESLIIHRQLEAELLDLPELAHGMGAQPGAIGDEGRAQASASKVLPR; this is encoded by the coding sequence GTGTCAATAGACCTTGCCAACATCTTCAAGGCCGTCGGGCCGGCCGCCTCGGTGATCTTCGCGGCCTGGATCTTCATGGCCTTCCTGCAGACGCGCTACGATGCGGCCGTCGACCGCTACCGCAGCCTGGTCGAGCAATATCGCTGCGGCGATCAGCGCGACACGCGCCGGGTCAACCTTCGCGACTCGATCCTGGTCTACAAGAAGCGCTGCGAGATCATGAATATCGCAAGCGTGATCGGGCTTGCCTCAGCGGTGCTGCTCATCAGCTCGCTCATCATCGGCGAGCTGTCCCTCGCCTTGCCGAGCATCGATGTGCTGAAAATCGTCTGCATATGCGGAACGCTGGCCGGCCTTGCCCTGGTCATCGCCGCGACGGCGATCGTCATCTACGAGAGCCTGATCATCCACCGCCAGCTCGAAGCCGAGCTGCTCGACCTGCCCGAGCTCGCGCATGGCATGGGCGCGCAGCCCGGCGCGATCGGCGACGAAGGAC
- a CDS encoding putative circadian clock protein KaiC (ID:RHAL1_03212;~source:Prodigal:2.6): MEDASWPLDGRTPSGNEGLDAVLRGGLVANRLYLLEGSPGSGKTTLALQFLLDGVSRGERGLYVTLSETDDELRGVAASHGWDLDQVAIFELAAAEEALGAERQQSILHPWENELGGTIELIKSEVQRIKPRRVVFDSLSEMRLLAQDPLRYRRQVLALKQFFAPMDVTVIIVDDLTGEDVGQRDAHLHSLCHGVITLERLTLDFGPARRRLEVQKLRGVDFVAGYHDFVIRRGGLDVFPRLIAAKHQEPFVGDIVSSGVADLDKLLGGGPRRGTCTLITGPAGSGKTTIALQFVHAACSQGENCTIYEFDERIGTMLSRAEAMGLDLRRHIDNGLLTIEQINPAEISPGEFSWRVREQVERKNSKLFVIDSLNGYLAAMPQEQQLILQVHEMLAYLNQKGIATLLINPQTGLIGSMVTGSINISYVSDAVLLIRFFEAEGRIRKAISVLKNRSGAHEDAIRELRIDARGIRVGAPLVEFRGVLTGTPEYVGSNAPLMEDRGASA; this comes from the coding sequence ATGGAAGATGCCTCATGGCCCCTGGATGGCCGCACGCCATCCGGCAACGAAGGACTCGATGCCGTCCTGCGCGGCGGGCTCGTGGCCAATCGCCTCTACCTTCTCGAGGGCTCGCCCGGTTCCGGCAAGACGACCTTGGCGCTGCAGTTCCTGCTCGACGGGGTGAGCCGCGGCGAGCGCGGACTTTACGTCACGCTCTCCGAGACCGACGACGAGCTGCGCGGCGTCGCAGCCTCGCATGGCTGGGATCTCGATCAGGTCGCAATCTTCGAGCTGGCGGCGGCCGAGGAGGCGCTGGGCGCCGAGCGGCAGCAATCCATCCTGCATCCTTGGGAGAACGAGCTCGGCGGAACGATCGAGCTCATCAAGAGCGAGGTGCAGCGCATCAAGCCGCGCCGCGTCGTGTTCGACAGCCTGTCCGAGATGCGGCTGCTCGCGCAGGATCCGCTTCGCTATCGCCGCCAGGTTCTGGCGCTCAAGCAGTTCTTCGCGCCGATGGATGTCACGGTCATCATCGTCGATGATCTGACCGGAGAGGATGTCGGGCAGCGCGACGCCCACCTTCACAGCCTCTGCCACGGCGTGATCACCCTCGAGCGCCTGACCCTCGACTTCGGGCCGGCGCGCCGACGGCTCGAGGTGCAGAAGCTGCGCGGCGTCGACTTCGTCGCGGGCTACCACGACTTCGTCATCCGCCGCGGCGGCCTCGATGTGTTTCCGCGGCTGATCGCGGCCAAGCATCAGGAGCCCTTCGTCGGCGACATCGTGTCGAGCGGGGTCGCCGATCTCGACAAGCTCCTGGGCGGGGGTCCGCGCCGCGGCACGTGCACGCTGATCACGGGGCCGGCCGGCTCGGGCAAGACGACGATCGCTCTGCAGTTCGTGCACGCCGCCTGCTCGCAGGGCGAGAATTGCACCATCTACGAGTTTGACGAGCGCATCGGCACGATGCTGTCGCGGGCGGAGGCGATGGGGCTCGATCTGCGCCGCCACATCGACAACGGTTTGCTGACCATCGAGCAGATCAATCCGGCGGAGATCTCGCCGGGCGAGTTCTCGTGGCGCGTGCGCGAGCAGGTCGAGCGCAAGAACTCGAAGCTTTTCGTGATCGACAGCCTCAACGGCTATCTCGCCGCGATGCCGCAGGAACAGCAGCTGATCCTGCAGGTTCACGAGATGCTCGCCTACCTGAACCAAAAAGGCATCGCGACGCTTCTGATCAATCCGCAGACGGGCTTGATCGGCAGCATGGTGACGGGATCCATCAACATCTCCTACGTCTCCGATGCCGTTCTGCTGATCCGCTTCTTCGAGGCGGAAGGCCGGATACGCAAGGCCATCTCGGTGTTGAAGAACCGGAGCGGCGCGCACGAGGATGCGATCCGCGAGCTCCGCATCGATGCCCGCGGCATCCGTGTCGGCGCTCCCTTGGTCGAGTTCCGCGGCGTGCTGACGGGGACACCCGAATACGTCGGCTCCAATGCGCCGCTGATGGAAGACCGTGGTGCTTCAGCTTAG
- a CDS encoding Signal transduction histidine kinase (ID:RHAL1_03213;~source:Prodigal:2.6): protein MVLQLSAPADDERVLICAPFGRDADAILELLARSGYTARACVGLHQLADELEISAGAVLITEEALRTGRSRFAEALEAQAAWSEVPILLLTAPRMRSTSWPTPQPAVDLPKAATNVVILERPVGSVPLVTAVASAIRARKKQYDIRDNLEAKARAAEELDLQVKIRTQELESALERLKQEVAERQKTEEQLRQAQKMEAVGQLTGGIAHDFNNMLTGVIGSIDIIKRRIDAGRLEDIDRFMEAASQSAQRAANLTQRLLAFSRRQTLDSKPLDINALLGSLQDLIVRTVSELVTVKIVPASKRIFAIADANQLESAILNLAINARDAMPDGGMLTVEAREVNLEDGEIATAKPGVYVLVAVSDSGVGMSPDVVAKVFDPFFTTKPIGQGTGLGLSMVYGFARQSGGYVNIDSTPGAGTTVQIYLPAAKELEADETKLEAESIVEGNGQAVLVVEDDTSVRQLIREVLAELGYLAIEAADPNLAIPILASRKTIDLMVSDVGLPGMSGRQLAEIARQHRPQLPILFVTGYAENAAIRSHFLGTNMSMIAKPFALNELAQKIHTMIGERPA from the coding sequence GTGGTGCTTCAGCTTAGCGCACCTGCCGACGATGAACGGGTTCTGATCTGTGCGCCGTTCGGGCGCGATGCGGACGCCATCCTCGAGCTGCTGGCCAGGTCGGGCTACACGGCGCGCGCCTGCGTCGGGCTGCATCAGCTCGCCGACGAGCTCGAGATCAGTGCCGGCGCTGTCCTCATAACCGAGGAGGCTTTGCGCACCGGCCGGAGCCGCTTCGCGGAGGCGCTGGAGGCGCAGGCCGCCTGGTCGGAAGTGCCGATCCTTTTGCTGACCGCGCCCCGCATGCGATCCACGTCATGGCCCACGCCGCAACCGGCCGTCGACTTGCCGAAGGCGGCGACGAACGTGGTGATCCTCGAGCGGCCGGTGGGGTCGGTGCCGCTCGTCACCGCAGTCGCCTCTGCCATCCGTGCGCGCAAGAAGCAGTACGACATTCGCGACAATCTCGAGGCCAAGGCGCGCGCGGCCGAGGAGCTTGACCTGCAGGTCAAGATCCGGACGCAGGAGCTCGAAAGCGCGCTCGAGCGCCTCAAGCAGGAAGTCGCCGAGCGCCAGAAGACCGAGGAGCAGCTCAGGCAGGCGCAGAAGATGGAGGCCGTCGGCCAGCTCACCGGCGGCATCGCGCACGACTTCAACAACATGCTGACGGGCGTGATCGGCTCGATCGACATCATCAAGCGGCGGATCGACGCCGGGCGCCTCGAGGATATCGATCGCTTCATGGAGGCCGCATCGCAATCGGCGCAGCGCGCTGCCAACCTGACGCAACGTCTCCTCGCATTCTCGCGACGGCAGACGCTCGACTCGAAGCCGCTCGACATCAACGCCCTGCTTGGATCGCTGCAGGATCTCATCGTGCGTACGGTCAGCGAGCTGGTGACCGTGAAGATCGTGCCGGCCTCAAAGCGCATCTTCGCCATCGCTGATGCCAACCAGCTGGAAAGCGCCATTCTCAATCTCGCGATCAACGCACGCGATGCGATGCCGGACGGCGGCATGCTCACGGTCGAAGCGCGCGAGGTCAACCTCGAGGACGGCGAGATCGCGACCGCGAAGCCCGGCGTGTACGTGCTGGTCGCCGTATCCGACAGCGGCGTCGGCATGTCGCCCGACGTCGTCGCAAAAGTGTTCGATCCCTTCTTCACGACGAAGCCGATCGGCCAAGGCACGGGGCTCGGCCTGTCGATGGTCTATGGCTTCGCGCGGCAGAGCGGCGGCTACGTCAACATCGACAGCACGCCCGGCGCGGGCACGACCGTCCAGATCTACCTGCCGGCCGCCAAGGAGCTGGAGGCCGACGAGACGAAGCTCGAGGCGGAGTCGATCGTCGAGGGCAACGGCCAGGCGGTGCTCGTCGTCGAGGACGACACGTCGGTGCGGCAGCTCATCCGCGAGGTGCTGGCCGAACTGGGCTATCTCGCGATCGAGGCGGCGGACCCCAATCTGGCGATCCCGATCCTCGCGTCGCGAAAGACGATCGACCTCATGGTGTCTGACGTCGGGCTGCCGGGGATGTCGGGACGTCAGCTGGCGGAGATCGCGCGCCAGCATCGCCCGCAACTGCCGATCCTGTTCGTCACCGGATATGCGGAGAATGCGGCGATCCGCTCGCACTTCCTCGGCACAAACATGAGCATGATCGCAAAGCCGTTCGCCTTGAACGAGCTTGCTCAGAAGATCCACACGATGATCGGCGAGCGCCCGGCGTAA
- the fdh gene encoding S-(hydroxymethyl)glutathione dehydrogenase (ID:RHAL1_03214;~source:Prodigal:2.6), translated as MRALCWHGKGDIRCDTVPDPTIENPTDVIIKVSSCAICGSDLHLMDGQMPSMESGDVLGHEFMGEIVEVGSATSTLRKGQRIVVPFQITCGECRQCRMGNWSCCQRSNRNGDMAAQTFGYPTAGLYGYSHMTGGYWGGQAEYVRVPMAETSVMVAPEGMSDDQLLFLTDILPTGWQGAEQCQIQGGEIIAIWGAGPVGLFAIQSAKIMGAERIIVIETVPERIALARKLGATDIIDFENEDVFERIKEISKGEGADGVIDCVGMEASGAHGIAGAISKVQEALGSGTQRPYVLNEAIKAVRPGGSVSVPGVYGGPVPLDMGSVVQKGLTIRSGQTSVRRYLEKLTGLIQQGRIDMTSLVTHKSKDLGDGPELYKTFRDKADGCVKVVFDLA; from the coding sequence ATGCGCGCGCTCTGCTGGCACGGCAAAGGCGACATCCGCTGCGACACGGTTCCCGATCCCACCATCGAGAACCCGACCGACGTTATCATCAAGGTCTCGAGCTGCGCCATCTGCGGCTCCGACCTGCATCTGATGGACGGACAGATGCCGTCGATGGAGTCGGGCGACGTGCTCGGCCACGAGTTCATGGGCGAGATCGTCGAGGTCGGCAGCGCCACTAGCACGCTGCGCAAGGGCCAGCGCATCGTCGTCCCGTTCCAGATCACCTGCGGCGAGTGTCGCCAGTGCCGGATGGGCAACTGGTCGTGCTGCCAACGATCGAACCGCAACGGCGACATGGCGGCGCAGACGTTCGGCTATCCGACCGCCGGGCTCTACGGCTACTCGCATATGACGGGCGGCTACTGGGGCGGCCAGGCCGAGTACGTGCGCGTGCCGATGGCCGAGACGTCGGTGATGGTCGCGCCGGAGGGCATGAGCGACGACCAGCTCCTCTTCCTCACCGACATCCTGCCGACCGGCTGGCAGGGCGCCGAGCAATGCCAGATACAGGGCGGCGAGATCATCGCGATCTGGGGCGCCGGACCGGTCGGCCTGTTCGCGATCCAGTCCGCCAAGATCATGGGCGCCGAGCGCATCATCGTCATCGAGACCGTGCCGGAGCGCATCGCGCTGGCGCGCAAGCTCGGCGCGACCGACATCATTGATTTCGAGAACGAGGACGTGTTCGAGCGCATCAAGGAGATCAGCAAGGGCGAGGGCGCCGACGGCGTCATCGATTGCGTCGGCATGGAGGCGAGCGGCGCCCACGGCATCGCCGGCGCGATCTCCAAGGTGCAGGAGGCCTTGGGCTCCGGCACGCAGCGCCCGTATGTGCTGAACGAGGCGATCAAGGCGGTGCGGCCCGGCGGGTCCGTGTCGGTGCCGGGCGTCTACGGCGGCCCGGTGCCGCTCGACATGGGCTCGGTCGTGCAGAAGGGCCTGACGATCCGCAGCGGGCAGACCAGCGTGCGGCGCTACCTCGAAAAGCTCACCGGCCTCATCCAGCAGGGCAGGATCGACATGACCTCGCTCGTGACCCACAAGAGCAAGGATCTCGGCGACGGGCCGGAGCTCTACAAGACCTTCCGCGACAAGGCGGACGGGTGCGTCAAGGTCGTCTTCGACCTCGCGTGA
- the ydaD gene encoding General stress protein 39 (ID:RHAL1_03215;~source:Prodigal:2.6) — MSEWIEDKQNEKERHVPDREFPKPPFEAQTQSFPGHDTKMTPKADHGEQTYQGAEKLAGRRALITGGDSGIGRAVAIAFAREGADIAISYLDEHEDAHETRDWVEKAGRRCLLLPGDIASAQHCESVVEKTVAELGGIDILVNNAAYQKPNSSLDDIAIEDWDRHFQVNINAMFYITKFAAEHLKPGAAIVNTSSVNSKHPMPSLLAYSATKAAIANFTVGAAQLLAERNIRVNAVLPGPIWTPFIPAGMHADQVKSFGSNTPFGRPGQPGELASAYVSLAADESSYTSGALVVVAGGMPII, encoded by the coding sequence GTGAGCGAGTGGATCGAAGACAAACAAAACGAAAAGGAGCGCCACGTGCCCGACCGAGAGTTCCCGAAGCCGCCGTTCGAAGCGCAGACCCAGTCGTTTCCCGGGCATGATACGAAGATGACGCCGAAGGCGGACCACGGCGAGCAAACCTATCAGGGTGCCGAAAAGCTGGCCGGACGGCGTGCGCTGATCACCGGCGGCGACAGCGGCATCGGTCGTGCCGTCGCTATCGCGTTCGCGCGAGAAGGCGCGGACATCGCGATCAGCTATCTCGACGAGCACGAGGACGCGCACGAGACGCGGGACTGGGTCGAGAAGGCGGGTCGGCGCTGCCTGCTCCTGCCGGGCGACATCGCGTCGGCGCAGCATTGCGAGTCGGTCGTCGAAAAGACGGTCGCCGAGCTCGGCGGCATCGACATCCTCGTCAACAACGCCGCCTATCAGAAGCCGAACAGCTCGCTGGACGACATCGCGATCGAGGATTGGGATCGCCACTTCCAGGTCAACATCAATGCGATGTTCTACATCACGAAGTTTGCCGCCGAACATCTGAAGCCGGGTGCCGCCATCGTCAACACGTCCTCGGTCAACTCTAAGCATCCGATGCCATCGCTGCTGGCCTATAGCGCGACCAAGGCGGCGATCGCCAACTTCACGGTCGGCGCCGCGCAGCTGCTGGCGGAGCGCAACATACGCGTCAACGCGGTGCTGCCGGGGCCGATCTGGACGCCCTTCATCCCCGCCGGCATGCATGCCGATCAGGTGAAGAGCTTCGGCTCGAACACACCGTTCGGGCGACCCGGGCAGCCCGGCGAGCTGGCGTCCGCCTACGTCTCGCTGGCCGCCGACGAGTCCAGCTACACCTCGGGGGCGCTCGTCGTCGTTGCAGGCGGCATGCCGATCATCTGA
- a CDS encoding hypothetical protein (ID:RHAL1_03216;~conserved protein of unknown function;~source:Prodigal:2.6) has product MPDASGMTTPDLTVYHDGSCPVCRLEINRYRQSTGSERIHFVDVSDPAVDPGHDLPRTKAMGRFHVRLPSGELKAGAAAFVEIWRVLTYWRPAAMIASLPGATPALDIGYRLVSPLRPAVARLLKHVV; this is encoded by the coding sequence ATGCCTGATGCTTCGGGCATGACGACACCTGACCTCACCGTGTACCACGACGGCTCGTGCCCGGTCTGCCGTCTCGAGATCAACCGCTATCGGCAGTCGACGGGGTCGGAGCGCATCCACTTCGTCGATGTCTCGGATCCGGCGGTCGATCCCGGGCACGATCTGCCGCGGACGAAGGCCATGGGTCGCTTTCACGTCCGCCTGCCCTCCGGCGAGCTGAAGGCGGGCGCGGCTGCGTTCGTCGAGATCTGGCGCGTGCTGACGTACTGGCGGCCGGCCGCGATGATCGCGAGCCTGCCGGGGGCGACGCCGGCGCTCGATATCGGCTACCGGCTCGTGTCTCCGCTCCGTCCCGCGGTGGCGCGGCTGCTGAAGCACGTCGTGTGA
- a CDS encoding hypothetical protein (ID:RHAL1_03217;~conserved protein of unknown function;~source:Prodigal:2.6): protein MKAETLADDPPTLADIARPARALVVGASGGIGCAFSDHLSAAGFDVHRASRDGAGGVRIDVTDEASIAAACEAFRDGPALRVVIVASGVLHDGALQPEKSLRDLDPAAMARVFAVNSIGPILVAKHALRLMPRHGRSVIALLSARIGSISDNRLGGWYSYRASKAALNQLVRTLAIEAARTHPELIVVALHPGTVETRLSTPFRGSRATVSPDEAAANLLRVIQGLTPADSGGFFAWDGSPIAF from the coding sequence TTGAAGGCTGAGACCCTGGCCGACGATCCCCCCACTCTCGCCGATATCGCGCGTCCGGCGCGCGCCCTCGTCGTCGGCGCGTCAGGTGGCATAGGCTGCGCCTTCTCGGACCATCTCTCAGCCGCCGGGTTCGACGTCCATCGCGCGTCCCGCGACGGCGCGGGCGGCGTGCGCATCGACGTCACCGACGAAGCCAGCATCGCCGCCGCCTGTGAAGCCTTTCGCGACGGGCCCGCGCTGCGCGTCGTGATCGTCGCGAGCGGGGTGCTGCACGACGGCGCGCTCCAGCCGGAAAAAAGCCTGCGCGATCTCGATCCCGCGGCGATGGCTCGGGTCTTCGCCGTCAATTCCATCGGGCCGATCCTCGTCGCCAAGCACGCGTTGCGGCTGATGCCGCGCCACGGCCGTAGCGTGATCGCGCTGCTGTCGGCCCGCATCGGCAGCATCTCCGACAACCGGCTCGGCGGCTGGTACAGCTATCGCGCCTCCAAGGCGGCGCTCAATCAGCTGGTGCGGACGCTCGCGATCGAGGCGGCGCGCACGCATCCCGAGCTGATCGTCGTCGCCTTGCATCCCGGCACGGTCGAGACGCGGCTGAGCACGCCGTTCCGCGGCAGCCGCGCGACCGTGTCGCCCGACGAGGCGGCCGCCAACCTCCTGCGCGTCATCCAGGGCCTCACCCCCGCCGACAGCGGCGGCTTCTTCGCGTGGGACGGCAGCCCGATTGCTTTTTGA
- a CDS encoding hypothetical protein (ID:RHAL1_03218;~conserved protein of unknown function;~source:Prodigal:2.6), translating to MKINLEIDCTPLEARLFFGLPDVQPLQTAMMAEMENTMIREARRFSPEALMQFWFSSMPQGAEWVRTMMSTMLNQGTTTTSTPKDD from the coding sequence GTGAAGATCAATCTGGAAATCGACTGCACGCCGCTGGAGGCGCGCCTGTTCTTCGGCCTGCCGGACGTGCAGCCCCTGCAGACGGCGATGATGGCCGAGATGGAAAACACGATGATCCGCGAGGCCCGGCGCTTCTCGCCGGAAGCCCTAATGCAGTTCTGGTTCTCCAGCATGCCGCAGGGCGCCGAATGGGTCCGCACCATGATGAGCACCATGCTCAACCAGGGCACGACGACCACGTCCACGCCGAAGGACGACTGA
- a CDS encoding protein of unknown function (ID:RHAL1_03219;~source:Prodigal:2.6), whose product MNDTNAISRTRGAMRCLVLGTWLLWPVPVLACDPTLIACSLKNFDDPYSNPRRDEIYDHVGYGLLGSAVLGALVHASDPPPSTLGAAPEAGRRPHRRHRDRAPAP is encoded by the coding sequence TTGAACGACACCAACGCCATCTCGCGGACTCGCGGCGCCATGCGATGCCTTGTGCTCGGCACGTGGCTGCTGTGGCCGGTGCCGGTGCTGGCGTGCGATCCCACGCTGATCGCCTGCAGCCTCAAAAACTTCGACGATCCCTACAGCAACCCGCGCCGCGACGAGATCTACGATCACGTCGGATACGGCCTGCTCGGCAGTGCGGTCCTCGGCGCCCTCGTCCACGCCTCCGATCCGCCGCCGTCGACTCTCGGCGCCGCACCGGAGGCGGGACGCCGCCCTCATCGGCGCCACCGCGATCGGGCGCCGGCCCCGTAG
- a CDS encoding protein of unknown function (ID:RHAL1_03220;~source:Prodigal:2.6), protein MTMSSYDKGSRELAAAWLRRGTVSERRCRSDQASRRGEASRSTAKPVTGAAFHAETHASYSRT, encoded by the coding sequence ATGACCATGTCATCCTACGACAAGGGCAGCCGCGAGCTGGCCGCCGCCTGGCTGCGGCGAGGCACGGTGTCGGAGCGGCGCTGCCGCTCGGACCAGGCGAGCCGCCGCGGCGAGGCAAGCCGCTCGACGGCTAAGCCGGTGACCGGCGCTGCCTTTCATGCCGAGACGCACGCGAGCTACTCGCGCACCTGA
- a CDS encoding protein of unknown function (ID:RHAL1_03221;~source:Prodigal:2.6) — translation MMRPSLDLRYEHEMRAVPSQSTTPVQPRCEARTLVARLRGLKALMDAERGHFAAWIAATPGVALS, via the coding sequence ATGATGCGCCCCTCTCTCGATCTCCGCTACGAGCACGAGATGCGCGCGGTCCCGAGCCAGAGCACGACCCCGGTGCAGCCGCGCTGCGAGGCGCGCACCCTCGTTGCGCGCCTGCGCGGCCTGAAGGCCCTCATGGACGCCGAGCGCGGCCATTTCGCCGCGTGGATCGCCGCGACGCCGGGCGTCGCGCTCTCCTGA
- a CDS encoding hypothetical protein (ID:RHAL1_03222;~conserved membrane protein of unknown function;~source:Prodigal:2.6) yields the protein MRRLLKFLHTIGAIGLMGAMATLIMLAIVAPPAAQLPAYAAVRGAMSAIATWLLLPSLGVTLVAGLVAMAMGRAFHNAGWAWVKLLSGVLVFEGSLQGIIGPLRQEAERSAAALAGNGAAAGLAGTLGPERNTLIVLILVATLNVALGVWRPRLTSIPD from the coding sequence GTGCGTCGCCTGCTCAAGTTCCTTCACACGATCGGCGCCATCGGCCTGATGGGCGCGATGGCGACGCTGATCATGCTGGCGATCGTGGCGCCGCCAGCGGCGCAGCTGCCGGCCTATGCTGCGGTGCGCGGCGCGATGAGCGCCATCGCGACCTGGCTGCTGCTGCCGTCGCTCGGCGTGACGCTGGTCGCCGGCCTGGTGGCCATGGCGATGGGGCGCGCCTTCCACAATGCCGGCTGGGCCTGGGTCAAGCTGCTGTCCGGCGTCTTGGTCTTCGAGGGCAGCCTGCAGGGCATCATCGGGCCGCTGCGGCAGGAGGCCGAGCGCAGCGCCGCCGCGCTCGCCGGCAACGGCGCTGCCGCGGGCCTCGCCGGCACGCTCGGGCCGGAGCGCAACACGCTGATCGTGCTGATCCTCGTCGCGACGCTCAACGTGGCGCTGGGGGTCTGGCGGCCGCGGCTCACCAGCATCCCGGATTGA
- a CDS encoding hypothetical protein (ID:RHAL1_03223;~conserved protein of unknown function;~source:Prodigal:2.6) produces the protein MNRQAFLTQLSIETTTLEVWLEQEWLVPQQAEAEPQFSDADLARARLIQHLGSGMGVNEAGIDVILHLLDQLHGVRRAFEGLNQSFGETRSR, from the coding sequence ATGAACAGGCAAGCCTTTCTCACCCAGCTGTCGATCGAGACGACGACGCTCGAGGTCTGGCTCGAGCAGGAATGGCTTGTGCCGCAGCAGGCCGAGGCCGAGCCGCAGTTTTCCGATGCCGACCTCGCCCGCGCGCGGCTGATCCAGCATCTCGGCAGCGGGATGGGGGTCAACGAGGCCGGCATCGACGTGATCCTGCACCTGCTCGACCAGCTGCATGGCGTCCGCCGGGCCTTCGAAGGCCTGAACCAGAGCTTCGGCGAGACGCGGTCGCGCTGA
- a CDS encoding Molecular chaperone DnaJ (ID:RHAL1_03224;~source:Prodigal:2.6): protein MRNPYEVLGVDATASADKIRSAYRKLAKKLHPDLNPGDKGAEEKFKEVAGAYDLLGDAEKRKRFDAGEIDASGAERPPQQPFYRSYATSDEADPYTGQGGYADFFDGDDALAELLRRSARTRANRRGQDLHYSLAISFADSIAGAEKRITLPDGGTLDIKIPPGIVDGQTMRLKGKGAPGAGKGGPGDALVEIEVLPDPRFTREGDDITIELPVSLTEAVLGAKVRVPTPTGAVTMNVPKGSNTGTTLRLRGKGAPKRGGGAGDELVKLKIVLPRPPDPELEAFVAGWTAGKTFDPRAGMA from the coding sequence TTGAGGAATCCCTACGAGGTGCTCGGCGTCGACGCGACGGCGTCCGCCGACAAGATCCGCAGCGCCTACCGCAAGCTCGCCAAGAAGCTGCACCCCGACCTTAACCCCGGCGACAAGGGCGCCGAGGAGAAGTTCAAGGAGGTCGCCGGCGCCTACGACCTCCTCGGCGACGCCGAGAAGCGCAAGCGCTTCGATGCCGGCGAGATCGACGCGTCCGGCGCCGAGCGACCGCCGCAGCAGCCGTTCTACCGCAGCTACGCGACCTCGGACGAGGCGGACCCCTACACGGGGCAGGGGGGCTACGCCGACTTCTTCGACGGCGACGATGCCCTGGCCGAGCTGCTGCGCCGCAGCGCCCGCACCCGCGCCAACCGGCGGGGCCAGGATCTGCATTACAGCCTCGCGATCTCGTTCGCGGACTCGATCGCCGGCGCCGAGAAGCGCATCACGCTGCCCGACGGCGGCACGCTCGACATCAAGATCCCGCCCGGCATCGTCGACGGGCAGACGATGCGGCTCAAGGGCAAGGGGGCGCCCGGCGCCGGCAAGGGCGGGCCCGGCGACGCGCTGGTCGAGATCGAGGTGCTGCCCGACCCGCGCTTCACGCGCGAGGGCGACGACATCACGATCGAGCTGCCGGTCTCGCTGACCGAGGCGGTGCTCGGGGCCAAGGTGCGCGTGCCGACGCCGACCGGCGCGGTGACGATGAACGTGCCGAAGGGCTCGAACACCGGCACCACCCTGCGGCTGCGCGGCAAGGGCGCGCCGAAGCGCGGCGGCGGCGCCGGCGATGAGCTCGTGAAGCTGAAGATCGTGCTGCCGCGGCCGCCGGACCCCGAGCTCGAGGCTTTCGTCGCCGGCTGGACGGCCGGCAAGACCTTCGACCCGCGCGCGGGGATGGCATGA